TTGACCGTTGCACCTATGTACGGTGCACTGACCGGTAACAAGGTTGCGTTAATCCCAGGGAATCTTGAGACGGTTAATCGACAACAACTCGATAGTTATCTTGGTAAAAATAAGCATGTTAGTTTAGAGGATTTGAATCACTAAGCGCATTATTGAAGCTTTATATAGTCAATACGGTTCGATTTGAACTTAACAAAAGCAGCTCTTATTAGGAGCTGCTTTTTTGTACCAGAGTAGTTGGCCTAGGGTGTTGTGGTAGTGATTTTGCTGAATTTTTAATCTAGCTCAAAGACTTGATATGTTTATATTGTTAATTTCATCTGATAACGCTAGTTTAGCTATATCTAATTGATTTGATGGTAATTAGGCTTGCGTGACCGTCAGCTTGTTACATGAGTCTATTCTAAGAGTCATGGTCGTTGTCACTGTGTTTAAAAGGAAGTTGGTATGTACAAAACAATCTTATGTGCTGTAGAAGTTGGCGAAGAAGGCGATGCGGTGATCGCAAAAGCGAAACAGCTTGCCGAAAAATTTGATAGCGAGCTTATTTTGATCAGCGTACTGCCTTACAGTTTTTTGCCCAAGGACTACCAAAAAGAACTTGAAGATAAAGCAATCCCTGAGTTTGAAGCATTTGCGTTAAAGCATGATGTTGTGAGTAAAAAAAGCATATTGAAAGTGGG
This DNA window, taken from Shewanella maritima, encodes the following:
- a CDS encoding universal stress protein, which codes for MYKTILCAVEVGEEGDAVIAKAKQLAEKFDSELILISVLPYSFLPKDYQKELEDKAIPEFEAFALKHDVVSKKSILKVGKPYVVICDQANYINADLIVLGTHSKSGISSLLGSTATGVSNQAHCDVSLVRI